A window of the Henckelia pumila isolate YLH828 chromosome 3, ASM3356847v2, whole genome shotgun sequence genome harbors these coding sequences:
- the LOC140888741 gene encoding L10-interacting MYB domain-containing protein-like codes for MDSQMPWARSSDSNFEMHSQSLLQPRSQPLSQPSQSIDSSRQQNMRINEHIGKASWDRAKTEAFIRICVEELQAGNRPGTHFNRTGWENLICKFEVCTNLKYSKIQLKNRWDGLKKEWGLWKTLLRGETGLGWNHEKGTVDATPEWWQRKIQEHPEAAKFRERGPILVADQHLLFSDVVASGNSIWAPSSGIMPPHLQDEPTDDNIHSSEIDRSGIDHTTETNDTQQTNMESGSSRRSNLRKNLFSAPVRHKRQKKTSTAEKIAKCLERMVNTIESESQSSRVSNGNVGQYTIKDCMEILDCMSGIEEGGSLWMYATRLFLKPAVRELFLTIKRDDLRLKWLQDQMERDMQRRTTSIISAHASRGESYHNDNASFG; via the exons ATGGATTCCCAAATGCCTTGGGCTAGAAGTTCTGATTCTAATTTTGAGATGCATTCACAATCATTATTACAACCACGGTCACAACCATTATCACAACCATCTCAAAGCATTGATTCTAGTAGACAACAAAATATGAGAATTAATGAGCATATTGGGAAGGCAAGTTGGGATCGTGCAAAAACTGAGGCATTTATTAGAATATGCGTAGAGGAGCTTCAAGCAGGGAACAGGCCCGGTACTCACTTCAACAGGACTGGTTGGGAAAATTTGATTTGTAAATTTGAAGTTTGTACGAACCTTAAGTATTCAAAGATACAATTAAAAAATCGTTGGGATGGCTTGAAGAAAGAATGGGGTCTTTGGAAAACATTATTGAGAGGAGAGACTGGACTAGGTTGGAACCATGAAAAGGGAACTGTGGATGCAACTCCTGAGTGGTGGCAACGAAAGATACAA gaACATCCTGAAGCTGCCAAGTTCAGAGAGCGAGGACCTATACTAGTTGCTGATCAACATCTACTATTTTCAGATGTTGTAGCTTCAGGGAACAGTATATGGGCACCAAGCTCTGGAATAATGCCACCACACTTACAAGATGAGCCTACTGATGACAATATACATTCTAGTGAGATTGACAGATCCGGCATTGACCATACAACTGAAACAAATGACACACAACAAACCAACATGGAGAGTGGTTCTTCTAGAAGAAGTAACCTTAGAAAAAACCTGTTTTCTGCTCCTGTTCGTCATAAAAGGCAAAAGAAAACATCAACTGCAGAAAAAATTGCAAAGTGTCTAGAGCGGATGGTTAATACAATAGAGAGTGAATCACAATCATCTCGGGTGTCAAATGGAAATGTGGGACAGTACACTATCAAAGACTGCATGGAAATTTTAGATTGTATGTCTGGAATTGAAGAAGGTGGTAGTTTGTGGATGTATGCAACACGGTTGTTTTTGAAACCTGCTGTTAGAGAGTTATTTTTAACTATCAAGAGAGATGATTTACGGCTAAAGTGGTTGCAAGATCAGATGGAAAGAGACATGCAAAGAAGGACTACTTCAATTATTTCAGCTCATGCATCACGTGGAGAATCATACCATAATGACAATGCTTCTTTTGGATGA